The Amyelois transitella isolate CPQ chromosome 7, ilAmyTran1.1, whole genome shotgun sequence genomic sequence TCTCCTTCCTATTATCAAAGTCAACGTCGTATTATCCATAAGTAGATCAGATCACGTTCACAAATTGGCATCACACCaccttaatgataaagatCTTTTTAACTTTAAGCAATTTCTCCTGATCACGAGTCCATCACCAACCAACCCTTGCACTTTAGCCAGCGTATTAAatccttatttatttgttgattttgtttatctttttgcagtgagtacctacctactatacATAAGTCCaaagttacaaaaatgttatgaCGGAGATGTGAAAAACAAGAAATcctaatttgtttttgatgtTACACAGTCCTTCCGTATGAAGCCCTTGAAATATGTAGCTACGCTTCCTAAATAGTAAATGTAGcgcttatatacataaatcgtaaacataggtacataggACTTTTGCTTttggaaattaaaaagataatttccTGCACAAAAtggttacaaaataaaaggtactttactacttataataaagtttaccTGAAAAATCAGCAAGGAAAATGACATCACTGTAATTATTCCACTCTTGGACTACCTTTTTCATGTCATCCAGATAGTTTCTCCAGCCCAATGCTTCATCTAAAAGAGGCATCAAATACGGTATTCTAGCAAACGGATGCCAATTTGCTTTCAATAGGTCAACTTTAGGGTCAAACATGCGCTGCGCCAACCTTCCATTCATTGAGCACCAGACGTCAACAAAAATTGAGATATTATCAGAAATCATTGGTCTATATCTATTTCTCCTGTACGATTCTTCCATCAGATTTTCTTTCAAACATTTCGCGTATTGGTAGACCATGTCGCCGTGTCGTGTCCATCGGTCGTTGAGAGTATACGATGTTGGGTCGACGAAAAATTCAGACTTCCGTTCGTTGTCGACAACTTTGACTATGATAGAGTGAGTGTCCCAAGTATGGACCATCATATCCCAAGAGTAGCCGTACAAACCGTCTGTCCAATTGTTGAATCCCTGAAATTTTTCATAACTTTAGTTTCTTATCTTTTGTTTCTAGTTATCTTAACCTCTGTGACACCAAGATCTGTTTGGTACCTTACTCAATGTAATAATCAGGTAAGTAGGTTCGATTTTAGATACTTAAATAGGTAAATAGGCATGAGTTGTCTTATAAGTTCCAAAGAGATATACCTATAcgcatatttaaaaacaaatacctaCTTCGTGTTTCTGTAAGTTGTTTCGAgatgttttgttaaaaaaacatgCCAGTTGTCGTCACATTACTAGTTTCGAATGTGATGTACGATGTTTGGTTGATGACTATCATATTGTTTTCTCGAAAGTCGAGCGGCTGGAATAATTCTGCACCCAaactacaaaacaaaaacaaattttgatcTGCCTCTGAACTCACCTTAGTGATAAAGTGCGAATAAGGCAAAAACAGCTGACTGAAAACATATAATGCTATGATGACAGTCGTCAATTTACGTCTCTCGCAATTTGTTTCAATTATTGTTGCTACTGCGTTATCTACTATTTCCTTTTTGGTGTTTGTGTTTACTTCTTCATCGGAATTATCTTTTAATTCAGTTGTTGAATCCTCTCCTTTTAAATCTTGAATCATTTCTACAATTGGCTTCTGCTGTTCGTCCTCATTATCAGAATTATTTAGTTGGCAATGACATTCGTGCTCTGTTGGTGCCAAACCAAATAATTTTCGTATTTCTTGAATAGTTTTAGttagatattttttgcaaaaggTTAAAGATAATTTCGGCCAGTCGAAAGGATAAAATAATGGCATCGTCGCCAAACAAACCCAAGGGAACATacctgaaataataaaatattttaatgctcACATACCTATATAGTTCTTGAAAATGGAAGGTAAAAACCAAATtcaatcaaatcaatttaattCTGATTAATTATATTCAGAAAGGTAAATCACAGGTAGGACtttgtgaaaaatttaaagccAAGATAGAGAagagaaaattaattcaataatataGTGACAGACAAATTCCCTGCTGTGTGTATGTGAATAATCTAATGTCTATGAATATGTAACGTAGCGGTGTAATGATCGACCGAAACAAAACTTGCAGCGCAGACATAcctaagttaaaatttacaaaaaactgATAGACAAGTAGAATGGCTGGATAAAGgtgattttaaacttaaagTGCTTACCGATTCTAAAGAGTCTGCTATTCATCAAATGGAAGAGAGCACAGAAGACCATGGCAACATGGCGGCTCTTGGCACACATCATCCACACGGCCACAGTCAGgtcaaaaatgaaaatgaaccAGTGAACTATTAGATAATCCGTCTGAGCAGTTGTCAGGAATAATCTGAAAATTAAGCAGACTTACAGTAACTtggcaaatatttataaaaagttacaaaaactAATTCTAAGTTACTAATACCATTGACACGATATGCACAATTAATACATGActacatagaatcacgtctttttcccttacggggtagaaacAGTCGACAGTCTTAATGGTAAATTAATGGTTTTATAAAATGGGGAAATACTTAATATTCCAACTCATTCGTAAAACCTttgttaataaacttttttaacaaataatcgaCACAATTTCTCAGACTTTGAGTAAAATAGGAAAGTATGTTATATGTTAGGCCAAGGATCCCATCACAATCGCCATTCATTGAAGTATAAAATCACTTATGGTatctaatataaaaagtacctaAGCAATCAAACTGGTTTTTGCCGCTAAGAAATGAAAGATTATAAATCAGTCGTTAGTCTGACCGTGTGTTAATGTGGTCTGACGTCACAAACTCAATATTTGatatcaaacaaaaacacGCTGGCCCCAAGTGCGTCATTATGAAATCCGCCTTTGAGGTTTTCTTATGATATTTCATCTTCATCTCCATTTTTCCTCAGACAAAGATTTAATGACTTTCAAAGTTATGATGAtcgagtttaaaaaaataggataattattacaaaaagcttacttactaaaaaaacatataatatatatataagaggATAAGAGGATGATGATTGTGTAATCTCAACCCCCAAATGTAAgaagaatgaaaataaaagttacttGAAAGGCGCAAACACCCAATGCTCGCTCAGATTTTGTACTGAATACCCCGTCAGCCACTCCGCCGTTCCCTTCTTCAGGCCGGCCATGAAGTACAGAATGAAGAACTGGAATTTCAGCACGAAGTAGTTCCAATATGGCACTGTTGGCTTCCTAATGGAGGGGTCAAGGTATGCATCCACAGACCTgtggaaaatattaaataattattataccgtgccgtgtggttcccggcaccaatactaaaaaaaataggaccactccatctctttcccgtggatgtcgtaaaaggcgactaagggatgggcttccaaacttgggattcttttttaggcgatgggctaacaacctgtcactatttgaaactcaattctatcattaagccaaatagctgagtgtgtccattcagtcttttcaagactgttggctctgtctaccgactactttagacgtgaccatatgtatgtaagtatttattgtttctaTCTTTTTGCGTTCTGGTTGTTCTTGGTTGTTGAATGTTGatgaacaaaataagtaaatatgcaaggatcgtggaaAAGTGTACAGCTGATTTAGTTGCTGCCTTAACCACTGCGAAAGAGGTGTGCCAACaggaaagtaaaattttaattttaaaatgtaaattctcctgaaaaataagtaggtataaagcatttttttatttgaaaagacAATTTTCTAAGAGAAAAATTGCCATTGTCAATTAAGATAATCACGCAGTATCTAATGGGATAagcgaaaaaagaaattataatgttgatttaataataattgcatCAAAATCCTACGTCATAATTAACTGCGCATAAAAGTACCTATAGGTTAACTCATTTACATTGGCCCCAacctaattatataatttgcgTCATATAATCCATGATATCCTCCTGGAGTGACCCGCCTGGTTGGATCGTCACTTCTCTGGAGTCTAAATACCTGAATATCCCCCTTTGTCCTTCGCAAACTTTTAGGGTAATTTGTTGGATCGTGGTTACATAACAAGTAACCTACCTTAATGTGTAGGTATCCTCACGATATCTTCCCTTATCGctagagcatcggttagcaataaaacgAATGTAGGTAACTCAGATACACGTATGTAAAAGTTTTGGGTAGATATTGTGAGTGATTCCTATACTTTGCGTCATCATATTAATTACTATCTCagtataattaatacataaacaCAACCCGTCATCATTctaatgtttataataaatcgcttaaaacatatttaatttaaattcaagtGAATTAACCACTTGCCAATTATTGATCATAATAAAATGGTAATTAATCATAACTTTAAAGTGACCAAGTATTCGTAgattgaatttttttctttcggataaaaaactaaaacccGACTACTAAAACACTCTATAAAAATGACGAAACGAGAAAATACCtagaaattattatgttcaaacTATTAATCATACGTCATATTCATAGAGTTATTATGTTCAAAGGATAGTGGTGGTTGTATgccattttgatttttttaaatttaagtaataaaaaataatttgtggtGAACGATATTTATGAACCGTTAGATCGACGATCAATGGAGAACATTCTCGactaaatttcaaaatgacattaaaaagGGCGACCTTATTTATCATTATGTAGCTTAAACGTAAGAATGTTTATTACTCAATCAATAGACGACCGGATTATGAAGCTATTGAACACATCAAGACTTTCCACTTTTACGACAAAAGTGCCGGCGTTTACTTAAAGATCTATGTATAAGTGAGTGTGGGTGTGGTGTGTgtagtggttcccggcaccaatacaaaaaagaataggaccactccgtctctttcccatggatgtcgtaaaaggcgactaagggataggcttacaaacttgggatactttttttaagcgatgggttagcaacctgtcactatttgaatctcaattcaatcattaagcaaatagctgaacgtggccattcagtcttttcaagactgttggctctgtctactccgcaagggatatagacgtgaccatatgtatgtatgtataagtgaAATATGATAAATTCTGTTTGGCCCAAAGGTTCAACTGCCAGAGAATGCCTTATGCCATTAAGTCTACctattgtacattttatgtgactaaagttgaaaaaataaattacatgcaGTGACTACTTTGAAAGACATTAAGCGAAAGACgaaattatattacaaaagTAGTAGAATTAAGCATGGTTTCATAAGCCTAGTTGAGGTAAATTGTCCTAAGAAAGTGTACCTATAATGTAAACATGATCCAGCTCTTTATATTGGACCTTACCTGGCCTGGACCACTATACTTTTCATTGTGGTCCTAAAACTAAAGGCCAAGACGTTCTGACTTATATCTatctcctggcgttagtccacCTTTCTGCAGAAGAGCACGAGGTGCGCCTCTAGCCTCTAGGTAATTTAGGTGTTTACATGAAATGACTCCTGTCTAACCTCCATAAACTAGGTATACAGGGGAACCTATATGAGAGCCTAGCTGCGCAGGCACGTCACAttcacatacctacatatttcacatataatcacgtctacatatatcccttgcggggtagacagagccaacagtcttgaaaagactgttaggccacgttcagctatttgggttaatgatagaatttaggtcTTAGatcagcccatcgcctaaaagaagaatcccaagtttataagcctaccccttagtcgccttttacgacatccatgggagagagatggagtggtcctattcttttttctgttggtgccgggaaccacacggcactggcaCGTCCTGGcttataaagaggaaatatTAATCAAAGGTTGCTTACCAATAGCAATTAGCTTCCGTACACGCCAACAGCAGCCCCACCAGACCAAAGAGGTAGCTGTGGTTGTTCCAGTAACTCTTCTCGATAAGCAGTAAGTACCAGTAGCAGACAGCGAAGGTGGTCGCGCTAACTCGGTATTTGTACCCCAGCATTATGCCTAGAGCTCCTATGAAACAGGGAAccgaaaataattatgaactATTTTGATCAATCTACCGATGACAAAGAATTTTTGGTAGTGTGATAGATAAGTCTATAAAAACTTTGCTTCATGTCTTATTCTTCCTGTCGCTAATCCCGGGTTTCacctagatgaatgtgcctattcccttagtcgtctttttaCGACATATGGATGTCCTAATATGGTtctctaaaaaatatttgcttcATGTATCAGGCTGCTTTCATGTAATTTATATCAGTGGGTGCTTCTAtgatttaggtacctaccgaAGCTTTGTTTGTTTAGCGATAAAGAtaattcttaattaataagttCTCGAAAGATTACCTAACATCTATGTGGCAGGATTGACAAGTTATTGCGCGTTcattatcaatattaaaatagcaGATAAGGGCCATGGGCGACAAGAACTTAACCTTTCTAAACTAAGAGTCTAGAGCATTCTTTAACCTTGATTACCTTCGGCTATTTTCGATTACTTTTTCTGCGACGTAGGTCAACGTACTTTGAATGCCTTTGGATATATGTGAATGTTAACCTGCCATGAACTTACCAAAATCATAAATAGAGTtgaaaaatcttgaaaaatacctatataatcagtctttgataattattcaattgtaaagtcaatcaagagcAAGACttctaaacttaaaattattcgCGATATCccagcaagctgtcactatctgaaacTATCTGATACTAAACTCCGTCAAAGGATCAGCTtaggaataaaattaagatataagtgatataggtaggtacttattatatactttCATGCTAATCTTTCATCAAAAACAATAGAGCTGCAAGAATAAACTGTTTCGGACTTACCCAACCACAGACAAGCATAAACTATGGCCATGTATGGCATAGGCAGAGCTCGTAAGAAGGGGAATAGGGGAAAGTGGCACGTTAGGGGATCCCCCCACCGTCGTTCTAAATCTGCACCGCCGCGCTCGTCTGGGATATCGAAAAGCATTGCCAATCCTAAAAAATACCATTTCGATAAGATAATTATCTGCTGCGTAAATATATGTGTGCCGTCTGGTTtcctgaaaaaaagaaaaaataggaccactccatctctttcccatggatggcgtaaaaggcgactaagggataggcttataaacttgggatacttcttttaggcgacagactagcaacctgtcagtatttgaatctcaattctatcattaagccaaacagctaaacgtggcctatcagtatttttaagactgttggttctgtctaccccgcaagagatatggacgtgattatatgtatgtatgtaaatatatacgatATATAAGCATTAACAAATGTcctaaaaatatgtgtaagtTGTGTTGTGCTGTGGCCGCGCCTACCGCATAGGTTCAGGCAGCCATTTTGTACGGAGCaaaacaacaatttttatctaattaaaGACAGTAGGTACACTTGA encodes the following:
- the LOC106143498 gene encoding vitamin K-dependent gamma-carboxylase isoform X2 is translated as MLFDIPDERGGADLERRWGDPLTCHFPLFPFLRALPMPYMAIVYACLWLGALGIMLGYKYRVSATTFAVCYWYLLLIEKSYWNNHSYLFGLVGLLLACTEANCYWSVDAYLDPSIRKPTVPYWNYFVLKFQFFILYFMAGLKKGTAEWLTGYSVQNLSEHWVFAPFKLFLTTAQTDYLIVHWFIFIFDLTVAVWMMCAKSRHVAMVFCALFHLMNSRLFRIGMFPWVCLATMPLFYPFDWPKLSLTFCKKYLTKTIQEIRKLFGLAPTEHECHCQLNNSDNEDEQQKPIVEMIQDLKGEDSTTELKDNSDEEVNTNTKKEIVDNAVATIIETNCERRKLTTVIIALYVFSQLFLPYSHFITKGFNNWTDGLYGYSWDMMVHTWDTHSIIVKVVDNERKSEFFVDPTSYTLNDRWTRHGDMVYQYAKCLKENLMEESYRRNRYRPMISDNISIFVDVWCSMNGRLAQRMFDPKVDLLKANWHPFARIPYLMPLLDEALGWRNYLDDMKKVVQEWNNYSDVIFLADFSGYELEKYIPQELNNVTLTILEGKVVFEPEVTNAQNGQSYQLLSGNKTKVKSGSFHKLFNIGDKPAYYMYTFYNSTEEELMVSEKPKSQPMLPIGRELWHRLKNMATFGRSVIENILEMVFQVSRCQ
- the LOC106143498 gene encoding vitamin K-dependent gamma-carboxylase isoform X1, giving the protein MNMKQYACTLFSFTNKKFEEQFGWPMRETTLSKVTDYLHSPKDPSSLAVTRILFGLAMLFDIPDERGGADLERRWGDPLTCHFPLFPFLRALPMPYMAIVYACLWLGALGIMLGYKYRVSATTFAVCYWYLLLIEKSYWNNHSYLFGLVGLLLACTEANCYWSVDAYLDPSIRKPTVPYWNYFVLKFQFFILYFMAGLKKGTAEWLTGYSVQNLSEHWVFAPFKLFLTTAQTDYLIVHWFIFIFDLTVAVWMMCAKSRHVAMVFCALFHLMNSRLFRIGMFPWVCLATMPLFYPFDWPKLSLTFCKKYLTKTIQEIRKLFGLAPTEHECHCQLNNSDNEDEQQKPIVEMIQDLKGEDSTTELKDNSDEEVNTNTKKEIVDNAVATIIETNCERRKLTTVIIALYVFSQLFLPYSHFITKGFNNWTDGLYGYSWDMMVHTWDTHSIIVKVVDNERKSEFFVDPTSYTLNDRWTRHGDMVYQYAKCLKENLMEESYRRNRYRPMISDNISIFVDVWCSMNGRLAQRMFDPKVDLLKANWHPFARIPYLMPLLDEALGWRNYLDDMKKVVQEWNNYSDVIFLADFSGYELEKYIPQELNNVTLTILEGKVVFEPEVTNAQNGQSYQLLSGNKTKVKSGSFHKLFNIGDKPAYYMYTFYNSTEEELMVSEKPKSQPMLPIGRELWHRLKNMATFGRSVIENILEMVFQVSRCQ
- the LOC106143498 gene encoding vitamin K-dependent gamma-carboxylase isoform X3; amino-acid sequence: MLGYKYRVSATTFAVCYWYLLLIEKSYWNNHSYLFGLVGLLLACTEANCYWSVDAYLDPSIRKPTVPYWNYFVLKFQFFILYFMAGLKKGTAEWLTGYSVQNLSEHWVFAPFKLFLTTAQTDYLIVHWFIFIFDLTVAVWMMCAKSRHVAMVFCALFHLMNSRLFRIGMFPWVCLATMPLFYPFDWPKLSLTFCKKYLTKTIQEIRKLFGLAPTEHECHCQLNNSDNEDEQQKPIVEMIQDLKGEDSTTELKDNSDEEVNTNTKKEIVDNAVATIIETNCERRKLTTVIIALYVFSQLFLPYSHFITKGFNNWTDGLYGYSWDMMVHTWDTHSIIVKVVDNERKSEFFVDPTSYTLNDRWTRHGDMVYQYAKCLKENLMEESYRRNRYRPMISDNISIFVDVWCSMNGRLAQRMFDPKVDLLKANWHPFARIPYLMPLLDEALGWRNYLDDMKKVVQEWNNYSDVIFLADFSGYELEKYIPQELNNVTLTILEGKVVFEPEVTNAQNGQSYQLLSGNKTKVKSGSFHKLFNIGDKPAYYMYTFYNSTEEELMVSEKPKSQPMLPIGRELWHRLKNMATFGRSVIENILEMVFQVSRCQ